From Pseudomonas sp. CCI4.2, one genomic window encodes:
- a CDS encoding SOS response-associated peptidase family protein, with product MCGRLTQYRGIHDFVAALSMPNPMINTTGDLPFERYNVAPATQVALLHMDGETLRADRVRWGWRPFWAKDRAAPINARVEKVAHGPFFRNVWPYRAITPIDSWFEWVDEGGPKKQPYLIQRRDGAPIFCASIGQFPAEEARDDDGFVIITADSEGGMVDVHDRRPVVMSPELAREWLDPATPKERAEQMALLKGEPTETFEWFRVSAAIGNVRSQGVELIENIELARN from the coding sequence ATGTGCGGAAGACTGACCCAGTACCGGGGCATTCACGATTTCGTTGCAGCCCTGAGCATGCCGAACCCGATGATCAACACAACGGGCGATCTGCCGTTTGAGCGTTACAACGTGGCACCGGCCACTCAAGTGGCCTTGCTCCATATGGACGGCGAGACATTGAGAGCGGATCGCGTGCGCTGGGGATGGCGTCCGTTCTGGGCGAAGGATCGTGCGGCACCGATCAATGCCCGCGTCGAGAAAGTCGCCCACGGGCCTTTCTTCCGCAATGTCTGGCCGTACCGAGCCATTACGCCAATCGACAGCTGGTTCGAGTGGGTCGACGAAGGTGGGCCGAAGAAGCAGCCGTATTTGATCCAGCGCAGGGATGGGGCACCGATCTTCTGCGCATCTATCGGGCAATTTCCCGCAGAGGAGGCGCGCGACGATGATGGGTTTGTGATTATTACAGCCGACAGCGAAGGGGGAATGGTGGATGTGCATGACCGTAGACCGGTTGTGATGTCGCCAGAACTGGCAAGGGAATGGCTTGACCCGGCCACGCCGAAAGAGCGCGCGGAACAGATGGCCTTGTTGAAGGGCGAGCCGACAGAAACGTTTGAGTGGTTCCGGGTGTCGGCTGCTATTGGGAATGTGCGGAGTCAGGGGGTGGAGCTAATCGAAAACATTGAATTGGCTCGCAACTGA